One region of Desertifilum tharense IPPAS B-1220 genomic DNA includes:
- the nikB gene encoding nickel ABC transporter permease, whose protein sequence is MTMRDRFLGFRLLEPLTQWTQWYAVRRLLQLIPVLLGISLVTFLLVQLMPSDPAVVVLRITEVPITPEAIAAMREQLGLNRPLPIQYLDWLWHVLRLDFGISFVTRQPVLHEILHYLPTTLELTLSTTVLIWLISIPCGILAALYRDSVFDYASRLFAYVGSALPNFWLGFLLMYGFGFQLGWFPVMGRGSLMHLVLPAVTLAWRPAAVYARLLRNSMLDSLSQNYVLYARARGLRERLIVSRHVLKNALLPIVTLFGMSIAHLLSGAVVVENVFALPGIGRFAVQSILNRDYPVIQAYVCLAAVFFVITNLIVDLTYSYLDPRIRLGKVEDS, encoded by the coding sequence ATGACCATGCGCGATCGCTTTTTAGGGTTCAGGCTTCTTGAGCCGTTAACTCAGTGGACTCAATGGTACGCCGTCCGTCGGTTACTGCAACTGATCCCAGTCCTGTTGGGAATTTCGCTGGTGACATTTCTCTTGGTGCAGTTAATGCCCAGCGATCCAGCAGTTGTCGTGCTACGGATTACAGAGGTACCCATCACGCCAGAAGCGATCGCTGCCATGCGCGAGCAATTGGGACTCAATCGACCTCTACCCATCCAATATCTCGATTGGCTGTGGCACGTCCTTCGGCTTGACTTTGGCATCTCCTTTGTCACCAGACAACCCGTTCTGCACGAAATTTTGCATTACTTGCCAACCACGTTGGAACTGACCCTCAGCACCACCGTTTTAATTTGGCTGATTAGCATCCCCTGCGGGATTTTAGCGGCACTCTATCGAGATAGCGTGTTTGATTATGCCAGCCGTCTGTTTGCCTATGTCGGATCGGCTTTGCCCAACTTTTGGCTTGGTTTTTTGTTGATGTATGGCTTCGGCTTTCAGTTAGGCTGGTTTCCGGTCATGGGTCGGGGGAGTCTGATGCATTTGGTACTGCCTGCTGTCACGCTCGCCTGGAGACCAGCGGCGGTTTATGCGCGATTATTGCGAAACAGTATGTTAGATAGCCTGAGCCAAAATTATGTGCTTTATGCCCGCGCTAGAGGCTTGAGGGAACGCCTAATCGTGAGTCGCCATGTCCTCAAAAACGCGCTATTGCCGATCGTCACTTTATTTGGCATGAGCATTGCTCATCTACTATCAGGAGCCGTAGTGGTTGAGAACGTTTTTGCTTTACCGGGAATTGGACGATTTGCGGTGCAATCGATTCTCAATCGAGACTATCCGGTCATTCAAGCCTATGTGTGTTTAGCGGCCGTCTTCTTTGTGATTACCAATTTGATTGTGGATTTGACTTACAGTTATCTCGATCCAAGGATTCGGTTAGGAAAGGTTGAGGATTCATAA
- the nikC gene encoding nickel ABC transporter permease subunit NikC has product MSLLPRLLKNKMAWIAIGIILGLALIAIFAPDIAPHDPLEVELTRRLQSGSATFPLGTDHLGRCILSRLIYGARISLSIALTVTALTTTIGLIVGMIAGYGGGRVDSFLMRVCDVFLSFPNLILALAIVGVMGASRVNIVMALGASHWAWYARIVRSKVLRLKEENFIKAAVVSGTSGFQLMMKHLLPYTIAEIAVLASLDMGSTILHISTLSFLGLGIQPPAPEWGTMLNDGREFFRREPGLMFYPGMMIFLVALSFNLLGDALRDALDPRLVKTIKRTRSRGCQC; this is encoded by the coding sequence ATGTCATTACTCCCGCGACTACTCAAGAATAAAATGGCGTGGATTGCGATTGGAATCATTCTGGGACTGGCCCTGATTGCAATTTTCGCGCCTGATATTGCCCCTCACGATCCATTAGAAGTGGAATTAACCCGACGGCTGCAATCAGGAAGTGCAACGTTTCCTTTAGGAACCGATCATCTGGGGCGATGTATCCTGTCTCGGCTGATCTATGGAGCGCGAATTTCCTTGTCAATTGCTCTTACCGTCACAGCCCTCACGACTACGATCGGTCTAATTGTTGGGATGATTGCTGGCTATGGAGGGGGGAGAGTGGATAGCTTCCTCATGCGGGTCTGCGATGTGTTTTTATCGTTTCCTAACCTCATCCTGGCATTGGCGATCGTTGGGGTGATGGGAGCTAGTCGGGTTAACATTGTGATGGCGTTGGGTGCTTCCCACTGGGCTTGGTATGCCAGAATTGTGCGCTCTAAAGTGTTGAGATTGAAGGAAGAAAATTTCATCAAAGCGGCGGTTGTCTCTGGTACGAGCGGTTTTCAGTTAATGATGAAACATCTGTTACCCTATACCATTGCTGAAATTGCGGTTCTAGCCTCGCTGGATATGGGATCGACCATCTTGCATATTTCGACTCTTTCGTTTTTGGGGTTAGGGATTCAGCCTCCTGCACCCGAATGGGGAACCATGCTCAACGATGGGCGCGAGTTTTTCCGCCGGGAGCCAGGACTAATGTTCTACCCTGGTATGATGATTTTTCTGGTGGCGCTGTCTTTTAATTTGCTGGGGGATGCGCTGCGGGATGCTCTCGATCCCCGCTTGGTTAAAACGATTAAACGAACGCGATCGCGTGGGTGCCAATGCTAA